From Pseudomonadota bacterium:
CGCCATCGATGATAGATATAAGCCTCCCGTTTATAAGGGTCGCTCCGGTAAATAATGCGGCCGCTGTTGAGATCAGGGGCGGTCGTGAATCTTTCGACCCTGATGGAAAAGGGCAGTTGTTCTTTGGCGCCGGGATCGGGCGGTGCATATTCAAGGCTGTAGAAAGCGGTCGGTTGATAAGTCTGCTTCAAATCCATACAGCCGGTGCAGAGGAGAATCAGGGACAGTGCCGGGAGAATTAAGGTGTGCCTGGTCATGGCTTCTCCTTTGTCTTTGAACCGGATCGACCCGGGTTTCGTGACGGAGCCGGTTCGGAAAAAATAATCTGTGACGGCTGGTCGGCGAGCATTTCCATGCTGCGGCTGAGATCTCCAGCGGCGCTTTCCAGGCTCCGGCTGACCTCGATCAGGCTGCTCCGCAGATCGTTGACACTGTATTCAGCGGTGTCGACAAGCCCCGAGGCTTTTTCCATGAACAGGTTTGCCCGGTTCATCGCTTTCTGGAAATCCGCAAGGGCGGCGGAAATCGCCTTCTCGTTGTTGCCGACGACGGTTTCCAGGCTGCCGAGGACCTTGTCGATGTTTGCAAGACTCTTCTCACTGTTCGCCATTACCCGGTCGAAAGAGTCGGCGGCCCGGTTTGCAGCGGCTATGATGTCCGACCAACGGTGATCGGCCATCTTCCTGTTGAGATTGTCGAAGGTGACGCTGATATCGGCGGACAGTTTCGCGAGGTTCGCACCCTCGACCTGCTGATTGATATTGTCCAGAGTGGCCCTCGTTTTCTCTGAGACTTCCTGGAGGTTCATCGCTTTCAGTTGATTGACCAGATCGTCAATCCCCTCGAAAAGTTCCGAAAGGTCGGAGGGTTTTGAGGGAACCACGGGATACTCCGGATCAAAAGCAAGTTTTGGCGAGCGGTCCTGTTCGTCACCCTGCCGGCGGTCGATTTCAATGAACATGGAGCCGGTGATACCGACCACCCGCAGCTCGGCAACCATGTCATGTTCCAGTTCTATGGCATTCTCGATGCTCATGATCACTTCGATCAGTTTGAAATCCGGCGCCACATTGATGGATTCAACCCTGCCGATGGGCACTCCCCGGTACTGGACCGGGGAGTCGATCTTCAGTCCGTGAACCGACTGGTCGAAATAGGTGGCATAGCGGCTTCCCTTGTTGAAGATGCTGGACATTCCAAGCCAGACGGCAGCCATCAGGGCGATAACGGTGCCGCTCGCTATGAAGAGTCCAAGCAGGAATTTTCCTTTCTGATCTTTCATCTGGATGGTGTCCTGACCGGTTGACTGCTTTTTCTGTTGAAGAACTGACGGACATAAGGGATCCTGCTTTTATCCCTGAGTTCCAACGGTGTACCGGTTGCGATGATTCCCTTCCGCTCCCGGTCGAGCATGATGACCCGTTCGCCAATGTTGAAAATGCTTTCAAGCTCATGGGTTACTATAACCATGGTGGTGCCGGTTGTGCTATTCAAATGGATGATCAGTTCGTCAAGCTCGGCGGAGGTGACCGGGTCGAGGCCGGCGGAGGGTTCGTCGAAAAAGAGAATCC
This genomic window contains:
- a CDS encoding MCE family protein, yielding MKDQKGKFLLGLFIASGTVIALMAAVWLGMSSIFNKGSRYATYFDQSVHGLKIDSPVQYRGVPIGRVESINVAPDFKLIEVIMSIENAIELEHDMVAELRVVGITGSMFIEIDRRQGDEQDRSPKLAFDPEYPVVPSKPSDLSELFEGIDDLVNQLKAMNLQEVSEKTRATLDNINQQVEGANLAKLSADISVTFDNLNRKMADHRWSDIIAAANRAADSFDRVMANSEKSLANIDKVLGSLETVVGNNEKAISAALADFQKAMNRANLFMEKASGLVDTAEYSVNDLRSSLIEVSRSLESAAGDLSRSMEMLADQPSQIIFSEPAPSRNPGRSGSKTKEKP